In Pelmatolapia mariae isolate MD_Pm_ZW linkage group LG2, Pm_UMD_F_2, whole genome shotgun sequence, one DNA window encodes the following:
- the ankhd1 gene encoding ankyrin repeat and KH domain-containing protein 1 isoform X3 — MQDAVAGTAMLTDGFEDEIDSVTPRSPVAGMGVGATPGGVGLGGIGIGVGGKKVRLYGEPGGPAAERLDFKLAAAAVLSSGPGSGSDEDEVSEVESFILDQEDLDNPIMKTASELLLSSATDGVDLRTVDPETQARLEALLEAAAFADPEVLRRLTSSVSCALDEAAAALTRMRAENTLNAGQADNLVIFSRSLAEACSDGDVNAVRKLLDEGRSVNEHTEEGESLLCLACSAGYYELAQVLLAMHANVEDRGIKGDITPLMAAASGGYVDIVKLLLVHGADVNAQSSTGNTALTYACAGGFVDVVKVLLKEGANIEDHNENGHTPLMEAASAGHVEVARVLLEYGAGINTHSNEFKESALTLACYKGHLDMVRFLLEAGADQEHKTDEMHTALMEACMDGHVEVARLLLDSGAQVNMPADSFESPLTLAACGGHVELAALLIERGANLEEVNDEGYTPLMEAAREGHEEMVALLLAQGANINAQTEETQETALTLACCGGFLEVADFLIKAGADIELGCSTPLMEAAQEGHLELVKYLLAAGANVHATTATGDTALTYACENGHTDVADVLLQAGANLEHESEGGRTPLMKAARAGHLCTVQFLISKGANVNRATANNDHTVVSLACAGGHLAVVELLLAHGADPTHRLKDGSTMLIEAAKGGHTNVVSYLLDYPNNILSVPAPDLSQLTPPSQDASQVPRVPFQALAMVVPPQEPDRAPSNIATPPPVSSKGVSKQRQAALQPGVPSSVGRGPEAEPLPPFHLCQPLECIVEETEGKLNELGQRISAIEKAQLQSLELIQGEPLTKDKIEELKKSREEQVQKKKKILKELQKVERQLQLKTQQQFTKEYMEAKGLEQQEAGQSQGPGPGPGCASSVPVPLLTTPGAQVHSGSDKDEETSKDGEQEEPEDDVEEEEEDDDDDEEGSEEEPDGEEDDYPKLPQVDTIMGHRDGSQSRQQPPLPPSPQTQPQPPPPPLQAAFVPIQPLPDYNPADYPGSTSPELQRVLVGQQMLGQQQQGQQLAGLGPGMIPQQAPDGLMVATPAQTLTDTLDDIMAAVSSRVPMLNTTSSPTPLSQPPTQTPANIASPPSVLPLYPSVDIDAHTESNHDTALTLACAGGHEELVSVLISRGANIEHRDKKGFTPLILAATAGHVGVVEVLLDKGGDIEAQSERTKDTPLSLACSGGRQEVVELLLLRGANKEHRNVSDYTPLSLAASGGYVNIIKILLNAGAEINSRTGSKLGISPLMLAAMNGHVPAVKLLLDMGSDINAQIETNRNTALTLACFQGRAEVVSLLLDRKANVEHRAKTGLTPLMEAASGGYAEVGRVLLDKGADVNAPPVPSSRDTALTIAADKGHYKFCELLINRGAHIDVRNKKGNTPLWLAANGGHFDVVQLLVHASADVDAADNRKITPLMAAFRKGHVKVVQYLVKEVNQFPSDIECMRYIATIADKELLKKCHQCMETIVKAKDQQAAEANKNATILLKELDLEKSREESKKQALAAKREKRKEKRKKKKEEQKRKQEEEEGQKTKEETSEMQEQKEDSAEEAEVPIEPPSATTTTTIGISATSTTFTTAFSKKRASVATTPSTNRKNKKNKTKDSVPNEPIILQDPQVALAQHKADKNKIHGEPRGGGGGVTGGNSDSDPLDSTDCASESSSSGSKSQELNYLPDLTSSGTSSSSSSSSSSSSVPSSGAVQALLSGPEKRHSSQPQSDGKVENKVTVSISKPTQKAADASDSTTNSLPSPFKTMALPVTSPNSKLSLTSPKRGQKREEGWKEVVRRSKKLSVPASVVSRIMGRGGCNITAIQDVTGAHIDVDKQKDKNGERMITIRGGTESTRHAVQLINALIQDPAKELEDLIPRIHIRAPGSKTTSASFPSTTGATSGSTTGPKALSSLPTSTGVSFQPPSSSSSSSSQAGGKIGKGLSPNVRQPFPVSLSLAYTHPQLALLAAQTMHQIRHPRLPMAQFGGTFSPAASTWGPFPVRPVSPGSANSSPKHSGGSSNTGPQARPNSTHSEHSSTASSGAPVTTTNTATTSAPNTSAATATPHTPNPTPYNPQPSVATPSSVRKQLFATDPKPAGVTPVSVSAPSSGSSTVRGTGSPAHHSSTTTTANAPQQPVGPISQPLIQPVKTEPSAAPPAGKDKSSLPVESQPAAVSESGNSVGFAAPAMSLAPKPEPRQQLPPPPSSVPSTEAPQPHLNPQPSSHLPTAPAAVFSHNVAHPNNTVPHFSAPAPRVSHRMQPPGPYYSLSEQQQQTQQQQQSVFVPFSTHQEAPKQTQNPTSQPASLPPQAQTQAQAQVPGSLQVSGNLGMMNGSQMQHVASAGKPQQMHPNLGHTGLFGFSSIFDNSSQVGNNPVWGACHLPARSPPEQSFSAQQAYMSMGQMENMMPPPPPDGSKAPGYRSTTQRMVNSPIALPNFATGISGSPVFLPGHTAGTPSFSRQHFSPHPWSASTSGESPVPPPSTVSSSALSTSAVASPPQPKPGSSSQQDRKVPPPIGTERLARIRQTGSVNPPLLTTSYTASVGQGGIWSFGVGSASEAMSGWSQPLMNSHMMHPQMHAEQSAFSQHQPMEQDDTGIANPANNYHQPQHLPNSYMDFPKGMPMSMYGGTMLPPHPTMAEGPGGPMYNGLHAGHAGDPAWSPIIKVVPNNADNSDPQQQVWTGTWAPHVGNVHLNHVN, encoded by the exons ATGCAGGATGCAGTAGCCGGGACGGCAATGCTGACGGACGGCTTCGAGGACGAGATTGACTCGGTGACTCCTCGCTCCCCAGTGGCAGGGATGGGGGTAGGAGCGACACCAGGAGGAGTCGGACTAGGGGGCATTGGGATTGGTGTAGGTGGAAAGAAAGTACGTTTGTACGGCGAGCCAGGCGGGCCTGCTGCCGAAAGACTGGATTTCAAACTAGCGGCCGCAGCCGTCCTCTCTTCGGGTCCAGGATCCGGCAGCGACGAAGACGAGGTTTCAGAG GTGGAGTCATTCATTCTGGACCAGGAGGACCTGGATAACCCCATTATGAAGACAGCGTCAGAGTTACTTTTGTCCAGCGCTACAGATGGAGTAGATTTGAGAACAGTTgatccagagacacaggccaGACTTGAAGCTTTACTGGAAGCTGCAG CTTTTGCAGACCCCGAGGTGCTACGGCGACTGACGTCATCTGTGAGTTGTGCCCTGGACGAGGCCGCAGCCGCCCTCACCCGGATGAGAGCTGAAAACACACTCAATGCCGGCCAAGCAGACAA TCTGGTTATTTTCAGCCGTAGTTTAGCAGAGGCGTGTTCAGATGGGGATGTCAACGCCGTGCGCAAATTGCTGGATGAGGGCCGGAGCGTCAATGAGCACACGGAGGAAGGGGAGAGCTTGCTGTGTCTTGCCTGCTCGGCTGGCTACTATGAACTTGCACAG GTTTTGTTGGCTATGCATGCCAATGTGGAGGACAGGGGCATCAAGGGGGATATAACACCACTCATGGCTGCTGCCAGTGGAGGTTATGTGGACATTGTCAAACTACTACTTGTCCATGGGGCAGATGTCAATGCTCAGTCCTCTACTG GCAACACAGCTTTGACGTATGCATGTGCCGGTGGCTTCGTGGACGTGGTGAAGGTGCTGCTCAAAGAGGGTGCTAACATTGAGGACCACAACGAGAACGGACACACACCTCTCATGGAGGCGGCCAGTGCTGGCCACGTAGAAGTGGCCAGGGTACTATTGGAGTATGGCGCTGGCATCAACACACACTCCAATGAGTTCAAGGAGAGTGCTCTCACACTTGCGTGCTACAAAG GTCACTTGGATATGGTGCGTTTTCTCTTGGAGGCCGGAGCAGACCAGGAACACAAAACGGATGAGATGCACACGGCGCTGATGGAGGCCTGCATG GATGGCCATGTGGAGGTGGCACGGCTGCTGTTGGACAGCGGCGCGCAAGTCAACATGCCAGCTGATTCCTTTGAGTCGCCCCTTACCCTGGCAGCTTGTGGAGGACATGTGGAGCTGGCAGCCTTGCTTATAGAGAGAGGAGCCAACTTGGAGGAG GTTAATGATGAGGGCTACACTCCCCTGATGGAGGCAGCCAGAGAAGGCCATGAGGAGATGGTAGCACTGCTGCTGGCTCAAG GTGCTAACATCAATGCCCAGACAGAGGAGACCCAGGAGACAGCTTTGACCCTAGCATGTTGTGGAGGCTTTTTAGAAGTGGCTGACTTCCTCATTAAGGCAGGGGCAGACATTGAGCTGGGCTGCTCTACCCCGCTAATGGAAGCTGCACAAGAAGGCCATCTGGAATTGGTGAAATACCTACTGGCTGCAG GAGCAAACGTTCATGCCACGACGGCAACTGGCGATACAGCACTGACGTATGCGTGTGAGAATGGACACACTGATGTGGCAGACGTGCTACTGCAGGCTGGAGCCAATTTG GAGCATGAGTCTGAAGGGGGGCGGACGCCCTTAATGAAGGCAGCGAGGGCAGGGCATCTCTGTACAGTGCAGTTTCTTATCAGCAAAG GTGCTAATGTGAACAGAGCCACTGCCAATAATGATCACACGGTGGTTTCTCTGGCCTGTGCTGGAGGACATTTGGCTGtggtagagctgctgctggcGCATGGGGCGGATCCTACTCACAGACTCAAA gATGGCTCAACCATGTTGATAGAAGCTGCTAAGGGTGGCCACACCAATGTGGTTTCCTACCTGTTGGACTACCCCAACAACATCCtgtctgtcccagcccctgaCCTCTCCCAACTCACTCCCCCATCGCAAGATGCCTCTCAG GTTCCTCGTGTCCCATTCCAAGCTCTCGCCATGGTAGTGCCCCCTCAGGAGCCAGACAGAGCCCCATCAAACATCGCTACGCCCCCACCTGTCTCTAGTAAAG GCGTGTCCAAACAGAGACAAGCAGCCCTTCAGCCCGGTGTCCCCAGCTCTGTTGGCCGgggacctgaagcagagccTCTGCCACCCTTCCACTTGTGCCAGCCCCTAGAGTGCATTGTGGAGGAGACGGAGGGAAAGTTGAATGAACTGGGCCAGAGAATTAGCGCTATTGAGAAAGCCCAGCTACAGTCGCTAGAACTCATTCAGGGGGAGCCGCTCACCAAAGACAAGATtgaggagctgaagaagagccGAGAGGAGCAG gttcagaagaagaagaaaatcttgAAGGAGCTGCAGAAGGTGGAGCGTCAGCTGCAGctgaaaacacagcaacagtTCACCAAAGAGTACATGGAGGCAAAGGGCTTAGAGCAGCAGGAGGCTGGACAGAGCCAGGGTCCGGGCCCGGGGCCTGGATGTGCATCGTCTGTTCCAGTGCCTCTTCTCACCACACCGGGTGCACAAGTACACAGTGGCTCTGACAAGGACGAGGAGACAAGCAAAGATGGGGAACAGGAAGAGCCGGAGGATGACGTTGAAGAG gaagaggaagatgatgatgatgatgaagagggCTCAGAGGAAGAACCAGATGGAGAAGAGGATGATTACCCCAAGCTTCCTCAGGTGGACACAATCATGGGTCACAGGGATGGGTCGCAGTCACGACAGCAGCCGCCTCTTCCCCCTTCGCCACAGACCCAGCCCcagccgcctcctcctcctcttcaggcAGCCTTCGTTCCTATCCAACCTCTGCCAGACTACAACCCTGCAGACTACCCAGGAAGTACCAGTCCAGAGCTGCAGAGGGTACTAGTAGGGCAGCAGATGTtggggcagcagcagcagggtcaGCAGCTGGCTGGGTTAGGCCCAGGAATGATACCTCAACAGGCTCCAGATGGGCTCATGGTAGCTACACCTGCACAGacgctcacagacacactggACGACATCATGGCAG CTGTGAGCAGCCGTGTGCCCATGCTGAACACTACATCTTCACCCACACCCCTTTCCCAGCCGCCCACACAGACGCCCGCAAACATCGCCTCTCCCCCTTCAGTCCTACCCCTTTACCCCTCTGTTGACATAGACGCACAT ACGGAGAGTAATCATGATACGGCCCTGACGCTGGCATGTGCAGGAGGACACGAGGAGCTTGTGTCTGTCCTGATTTCACGGGGAGCCAACATTGAGCACCGGGATAAAAAAG GCTTTACGCCGCTGATCCTGGCTGCCACTGCTGGCCATGTAGGCGTGGTTGAGGTACTCCTGGACAAAGGGGGTGACATTGAGGCTCAATCAGAGAGAACCAAAGACACACCCCTCTCCCTGGCCTGCTCTGGGGGACGCCAGGAG GTTGTTgagttgctgctgctgcgggGAGCCAATAAGGAACACCGCAATGTCTCAGACTACACGCCTCTCAGCCTGGCTGCCTCTGGGGGTTATGTCAACATCATCAAAATACTCCTCAATGCTGGTGCCGAGATTAACTCCAG GACTGGCAGTAAGCTGGGAATCTCTCCTCTGATGCTGGCAGCTATGAACGGTCATGTGCCAGCAGTGAAGCTGTTGCTGGATATGGGTTCAGACATCAATGCCCAGATTGAGACCAACAGAAACACAGCTCTGACCCTAGCCTGCTTTCAGGGGCGGGCTGAGGTCGTCAGTCTGCTGCTAGATCGCAAGGCCAACGTAGAGCATCGTGCTAAG ACTGGTCTTACCCCGCTGATGGAGGCAGCATCAGGAGGTTATGCAGAGGTGGGCCGAGTGCTGCTGGACAAAGGCGCCGACGTCAACGCTCCCCCTGTTCCTTCATCCAGAGACACTGCTCTCACCATTGCTGCCGACAAGGGCCACTACAAGTTCTGTGAGCTGCTCATCAACAG AGGTGCGCATATTGACGTACGAAACAAGAAAGGGAACACTCCCCTCTGGCTGGCAGCGAACGGTGGTCATTTTGACGTGGTCCAGCTCCTGGTGCACGCCAGTGCTGATGTAGATGCAGCTGACAACCGAAAGATCACTCCGCTCATGGCTGCTTTTCGCAAG GGTCACGTGAAGGTGGTGCAGTATCTTGTGAAGGAGGTCAACCAGTTCCCGTCAGATATTGAGTGCATGAGATATATCGCCACCATTGCTGACAAG gagctgctgaaGAAGTGTCACCAGTGCATGGAGACCATTGTCAAAGCTAAAGACCAACAGGCTGCCGAGGCCAACAAGAACGCTACGATTCTCCTCAAGGAGTTAGACTTGGAGAAG TCTCGAGAGGAGAGCAAGAAGCAGGCTCTGGCTGCCAAGCGTGAGAAGAGGAAGGAGAAacgcaagaagaagaaggaggagcagaagaggaaacaggaggaagaggaggggcaGAAAACCAAGGAGGAGACATCTGAGAtgcaggagcagaaggaggattCAGCTGAAG AAGCAGAGGTTCCAATTGAACCTCCGAGTGcaactaccaccaccaccattggTATATCTGCCACCTCCACCACTTTCACTACAGCTTTTAGTAAGAAGCGAGCGAGTGTGGCCACTACCCCAAGTACCAATCGgaagaacaaaaagaacaaGACAAAGGATTCGGTGCCCAATGAACCCATCATATTGCAAGATCCGCAG GTTGCACTAGCGCAGCACAAAGCTGACAAGAACAAGATCCACGGCGAGCCacggggtgggggtgggggagtGACAGGCGGCAACAGTGATTCTGACCCCTTGGATAGCACCGACTGTGCCagtgagagcagcagcagtgggAGCAAGAGTCAGGAGCTCAACTACCTCCCTGACCTCACCTCCTCcggcacctcctcctcctcttcctcgtcgTCCTCTTCTTCCTCGGTCCCCTCCTCAGGAGCAGTCCAGGCCCTCCTGTCCGGCCCAGAGAAGAGACACAGTTCCCAGCCGCAGAGTGACGGCAAAGTGGAAAACAAAGTCACAGTCTCCATCTCAAAACCAACGCAAAA AGCTGCAGATGCAAGCGACTCCACCACCAACTCCCTGCCCTCCCCGTTCAAGACCATGGCTCTTCCTGTCACCTCACCCAACAGTAAGCTCAGCCTCACGAGTCCAAAGAGAGGCCAGAAAAGAGAAGAAGGTTGGAAGGAGGTCGTCAGAAG ATCAAAGAAGCTTTCTGTACCAGCGTCCGTTGTGTCTCGGATCATGGGTCGAGGAGGCTGCAACATAACAGCCATCCAGGATGTGACAGGAGCTCACATTGACGTGGACAAGCAGAAGGACAAGAATGGAGAGAGGATGATCACTATAAG AGGAGGCACGGAGTCTACAAGGCATGCAGTCCAGCTGATCAATGCTCTGATCCAGGACCCAGCCAAAGAGCTTGAGGATCTGATTCCCCGGATTCACATCAGAGCACCGGGCTCGAAAACGACCTCAGCTTCCTTCCCCAGTACCACGGGGGCCACCAGTGGTTCAACCACTGGGCCAAAGGCTCTAAGCTCATTGCCCACTTCAACAGGCGTCTCGTTCCAGCCTCCCTCATCCTCGTCTTCATCCTCTTCTCAGGCTGGGGGAAAGATCGGGAAAGGGCTGTCGCCAAACGTCAGGCAGCCTTTCCCAGTGTCCCTGTCCCTGGCATACACCCACCCTCAGCTGGCGCTCCTGGCTGCTCAGACCATGCACCAGATCAGGCACCCTCGTCTACCCATGGCGCAGTTTGGTGGCAccttctctcctgctgctaGCACCTGGGGACCCTTCCCCGTGCGTCCTGTGAGTCCCGGCAGCGCTAACAGCTCCCCCAAACACAGCGGAGGATCCAGTAACACGGGACCACAGGCAAGACCCAACTCGACTCACAGTGAACACAGCAGCACCGCAAGCTCAGGAGCCCCAGTCACGACCACCAATACAGCCACAACCAGTGCTCCCAACACATCCGCTGCTACAGCTACACCTCATACGCCTAACCCTACTCCATATAATCCCCAACCGAGTGTCGCTACACCTTCCTCTGTCAGAAAACAGCTCTTTGCCACAGACCCCAAGCCTGCCGGTGTCACACCTGTTTCTGTTTCGGCGCCTTCCAGTGGCAGTAGTACAGTACGAGGCACCGGCTCTCCCGCACATCACAGTTCCACTACAACTACGGCAAATGCTCCTCAGCAGCCAGTGGGACCCATTTCACAGCCCCTCATCCAGCCAGTTAAAACAGAGCCCAGTGCTGCTCCCCCTGCTGGAAAAGACAAGTCGTCTCTGCCCGTAGAGAGCCAGCCCGCTGCTGTCAGCGAGAGCGGCAACTCTGTGGGTTTCGCGGCCCCTGCCATGTCTTTAGCTCCAAAGCCAGAACCCCGCCAGCAGTTacctccccctccctcctctgtaCCATCCACAGAGGCTCCACAGCCCCACCTCAACCCACAGCCCAGCTCTCACCTACCCACAGcgcctgctgctgttttctcGCACAACGTCGCACACCCCAACAACACCGTACCCCACTTCTCAGCACCTGCGCCCAGAGTCTCCCATCGTATGCAGCCACCAGGGCCTTATTATTCCCTttctgagcagcagcagcaaacacagcagcaacaacagtcTGTGTTTGTACCCTTCAGCACTCACCAAGAAGccccaaaacaaacccaaaacccGACTTCCCAGCCAGCAAGTTTGCCTCCACAAGCCCAGACCCAAGCTCAAGCCCAGGTCCCAGGCTCCCTTCAGGTCTCTGGTAATCTTGGAATGATGAACGGTTCTCAAATGCAGCATGTCGCCAGTGCAGGCAAGCCTCAGCAGATGCACCCCAACCTCGGTCATACAGGTCTTTTCGGTTTCAGCAGCATCTTTGATAACAGCAGCCAG GTGGGAAACAATCCAGTATGGGGTGCATGCCATTTGCCTGCTCGATCACCCCCAGAGCAGTCTTTCTCGGCTCAACAAGCGTACATGAGCATGGGCCAGATGGAGAATATGATGCCCCCACCACCTCCAGACGGCTCAAAAGCCCCTGGCTACCGTTCCACCACCCAGAGGATGGTCAACAGCCCCATCG CGTTGCCTAACTTTGCCACCGGGATCTCTGGCAGTCCTGTTTTTCTACCTGGTCATACAGCTGGCACACCCTCATTCAGCAGACAGCACTTTTCCCCCCACCCATGGAGTGCATCCACATCAG GTGAATCTCCTGTCCCACCTCCCTCCACGGTATCCTCCTCTGCCCTTTCCACCTCAGCGGTTGCTTCTCCTCCTCAGCCTAAGCCAGGCAGCTCCTCGCAACAGGACCGGAAGGTTCCCCCACCCATC